The Stigmatella ashevillena genomic sequence CCGCCTCGGTTTTCTTCCCGCCCTACACCGGAAAGGGCCTGAAGGGGCTTGCGGCGCGGCTGTCCCGTTGGCTTGAGTAACGGCGGGAAACCTCGGGAAGAGGCAGGGGCCTCTCCGCGTTGGGGGCTTCTCGAACGGAGCAGGAGGGAAGCCATGCGCCTCGTGGTGACGGAAGAAGCGGCGGAGACCCATCGGCCGCTGCAAGAGGCCTTCGAGCGGCTTCAGTCCCGGCGCTGGGAGATGGCCCAGACGGGCGCGCCAGAGCGGCTGGCCCGGCTGGCCAAGCTGAAGACGAACCTCCTGGCCCGGCGCGAGGCGCTCGCCGAGGCCATGTTCTCGGACTTCCGCAAGCCGCGCACGGAGGTGGAGAGCACCGAGGTGCTGCCCGTGCTGCTGGAGCTGGCGCACACCGCGCGGCACCTGAAGTCGTGGATGAAGCCGCGCCGGGTGGGGGCCCCCGTGCTGCTGGCGGGCACGCGCAGCGAGGTGCACTCCGAGCCCAAGGGCGTGGTGCTGATCCTCTCGCCGTGGAACTACCCCTTCTGCCTGGCCATCAACCCGCTCATCGCCGCGGTGGCCGCGGGCAATTGCGTGATGCTCAAGCCCAGCGAGAAGACGCCCCATACGGCCGCGTTCCTGGAGGCGTTGGTGCGCGACACCTTCGAGCCCTCCGAGGTGACGGTGGTGCAGGGGGGACCGGAGGTGGGCGACGCGCTGTTGCAGTTGCCCTTCGACCACTTCTTCTTCACGGGCGGAGGACGCGTGGGCCAGAAGGTCATGGCCGCGGCGGCCCATCACCTGGCCGGGGTGACGCTGGAGCTGGGGGGCAAATCGCCCGTGGTGGTGGATCCAACGGCGGACGTGAAGGCCGCGGCGGAGCGCATCGTCTGGGGCAAGTTCGTCAACGCCGGGCAGACGTGTGTCGCGCCGGACCACGTCTACGTGCACGCCTCCCGCGAGGAGGAGCTGCTCGCCAGGATGAAGGACGCGCTGGAGCGCTTCTACGGCAAGACAGAGGAAGCGCGGCGAGCCAGCCCGGACCTGTGCCGGATGGTGGACGACGCGGCCTTCTCCCGGGTGCGGGGCCTGCTGGACCGGACGGTGCATGCGGGGGCGCGGCTGGTGGCCGGCGGCGGGGTGGACGCGGCGAGCCGGTACATCGCCCCCACCCTGCTCGCGGACGTGACGGCCCACACCCCCGTGATGGAGGAGGAGATCTTCGGCCCCCTGCTCCCGGTGCTGCGCTACGAGAAGGTGGAGACGCTGGTGGAGCACCTCCGCGCGGACGGAAAGCCCCTGGCGCTGTACCTCTTCAGCCAGGACGCCGCCGCGGTGGAGTACCTGCTGAAGCGAACGAGCGCGGGAGGCACGGTGGTGAACAACGTCCTCCTCCAGGTGACCAACCCTCACCTGCCCTTCGGCGGCGTGGGCCAGAGCGGCCTGGGCGCCTACCACGGCGAGCAGGGCTTCCGGGAGCTGAGCCACGCGCGGGCCGTGCTCTGGCAGGGGCGCACCTCGCTCGCGCACTTCTTCTTTCCCCCGTATGCCGGCAAGGCCCAGCAGCTCGCGCGCCTCGCCAGCCGCATGTTCGAGTAGGCCTTCCGCCCACGGCCCAGCGTAGAGTCCTTCCCGTGCTGACCCTCGATCCTCACCCCCTGCTGGACACCCTCGCCTTCACCACCACCTTGCCAGGGCCACTGTCCTCGGTGCCCTCGCCGGAGGGGTTGACGGCGCTGCTCAAGGCCGATGCGCCGGCGCCCCTGGCCAGCGATGACGCCGTGCGGAGCGCCGTCCGCGACCTGCTCCGCCACGGGGGCTACAAGCCCACCGGACGTGGCAAACCCGCCTCGGAGTACCTCGTGCGCGCCGCGGGGGATGGGACGCTCGGCGCCATCAACGCCGTGGTGGACGTGTGCAACGCCGTCTCCCTCCACAGCGGCCTGCCCATCAGCGTGGTGGACCTGGACCGCGCCCAGGCCCCGTTCCGCATCGGCATCGCGCCGGAGGGCTCGCAGTACATCTTCAACGCCTCCGGGCAGACCATCGAACTGGCGGGGCTCTTGTGCCTCTTCGACGCGGAGGGGCCCTGCGCCAATGCGGTGAAGGATGCCCAACGCACCAAGACGGCGGCGGACACGCGCCGCACCCTCACCGTGCTGTGGGGAACAAAGGCCCTGGGAGACCGCACAGCGCGCGCCTTCGCCTGGTACCGCGAGCTGCTCGAGCGCCTGGGCGCCACGGTGGAGCCCCTCTCCTGACCCCCTCTACACCCCCAGCCCCGCGCGAATGGCCTCGACCACGGCCTGGGGCCCCTGCGACACATCCACCCCCAGGGCCTCCGCCGGCTCCTCGAGCACATTGAATTGGCTGTCCAGCAGGCTGGCCGGCATGAAGTGCCCCCGGCGATTCGAGAGCCGCTGAGCGATCAGCGTCTGTGTCCCCCGGAGATACACCCACCGGACACGCTCCGGATCCACCGAGAGCACCCGCCGGTAGCTCTCGCGCAGGGCCGAGCAGGCCAGGACCACATTCTCGCCGCGCGCGATTGCCTCCGAGAGGAGCGTGCGCAACTTGTCCAACCAGGGCGCGCGATCCGCATCGGTCAGCGGCACGCCCGCATGCATCTTCGCCACGTTTTCGGGAGGATGGACATCGTCCCCCTCCAGGAAGCGCCAACCCAGTTCCTGCGCCAACAAGTGGCCGATGGTCGTCTTCCCCACGCCCGACACACCCATGAGAATGACGACCATTCGCCGCGCTCCCGTGACCCAGCTCCCGGCCCATGGTGCCCCAAGAAGCGTTCCCTTTCCAACGGCCGCCGGGCCTCACCTCGGGTCTGGCTCCTGTCCCCCCCGGGGCACGCGGTACCGTGCGGGCATCATGATCTGGAGGTTTCGTCACGCGAGCGGGGCCGGCTGGCGGGCCCCGTGGCTCTGGGGCGTCATGCTGCTGGGGTTGCTCCTCGGCGGCTGCCGGGATGCCACGAAGGCCTCTGGGACCGCCCTCTTTGTCACCCTCGACTTCCCGCCCACGCTGTTCATCGACCAGCTCGTCGTCTCGGGCAGTGTGGACGGCAACGGCATCGGTCCCTATGTCCTGCCCGAGCAACCCGAGCGGCTGCTCTCCAATGGGGAGACGTTCCGCATCCTCGTGCCCTCCGCGGCGGACGGGGTCCCAGCGGAAGTCACCGTCGAGGGTCTGCGCGAAGGCTCGCGGGTGGCACTGGGCTCCGGCTCGGTGAACACCCGCAAGGGCTACGAGGTGGAGCTCACCGTGAGGCTGGAGCCCGCCTCTCCCCCGGACACCACCTTCTGTGTGGATTGCCCCTCGGGCTGCTGCATGAACGGCTACTGCGCCGTCTCCACCTTCCAGACCTGCGGCACGGGTGGCATCAGCTGCACGGCGTGCAATCCGGCCACCGCGGATGCCTGCTCCCCGGATGGCTTCTGTGCCTGTGGCGCGAGCCCGGCGTGCAATCCCCTCAACGCGGACCGGTGCGACAAGGGCAAGTGCCGGTGCGGCAACAAGGACGCGTGTGGCCCCGGCCTGGAGTGCGTCTCGGGCCAATGCATGTGCTCCGCGGCCTCGTGCAGCGGGTGTTGCGACGGCAACACCTGCGTTGCGGGCAACCAACGGGACCGGTGCGGCGCGGGCGGCGCGGCCTGCAAGAATTGCCTCCTCCAGCAGTGCAGGGCCGGCGGGGTCTGCGGCTGAGCGCGGCCTACCTGCTGCGAGAGAGCACTTCGATCATCAGGCGCTGCACGTCCACCTTGTCGAAGGGCTTGTCCAGCACGCGGTGAGGGCCGCTGGCGAGGAACTCGCGCGCGCGGGGGGTGAAGCCTCCCCCCGTCATGAAAATGAACCGGTGGGCGAGCGCGGGCAGCCGGGCGGAGACCTCCGCGTGGAAGTCCATGCCCGTCAGCTCGGGCATCAGCAGATCGCAGAAGATGATGTCGTACTGCTCTCCGAGCAGCACCAGGTCCAGGCCCTGGACCCCGCCGTGGGCGATGTCCACCGAGTGGTCTTCCAGCAGGCGGCCCAGCGCGGCGGCCACCTGAGGCTCGTCATCCACGATGAGCACCCGCATGCGCGCGGGCACCGCCACCAGGGCGGGCGCCGGGTTCGCGCCCCCCACGTTCCGGGAGGGAGGCAACGTCACCCGGAACACCGTCCCCTTGCCCACCGTGGACTCCACCGCGATGTCGCCCCCGTGCGCGCGCACCAGGGTCAGGCAGATGGACAGGCCGAGCCCCGTGCCCACCCCCTGCGGCTTGGTGGTGAAGAAGGGCTCGAAGATGCGGCTCAGGTTCTCCGGACGGATGCCCCCGCCTGTGTCCCGCACCTCCACCACCGCCCACCCCCGCGCATCCTCGAAGGTCGTCAGGCGGATCTCATGGTCCTCCACGCACCCTTCGGGGATGGCGTGCGCGGCATTGATGACGAGGTTGAGGAAGACCTGGAAGAGCTTGCCGTCATTGCCGATGATGGTCGGCAGCGCCCCGTACTGCTTCACCAGCCGGGCCCGGTGCTTCACCTCGCTGGTCGCCATCTGCGCCACCGAGTCCAGCACCCGGTGCAGCTCCACCTGCTCCTGGCGCTCCTCCTCCACGCGGGAGAAGGTCTTCAGCTGGCGGACGATCTGCCGCACGCGCTCGGCGCCCTCCCGGGCCTCATCCAGCACCTGCCGCCACTCCGGCATGCGCGCCGCGTCGAACTCCGCCGGCTGCATGGTGGCGTGGACGAACTCCAGGTTGGCGATGACGTAGGAGAGCGGGTTGTTCAGCTCGTGCGCGATGCCGGCCGACAGCGTCCCCATGGAGGCCATGCGGTCACTGAGCATCAGCCGCGCCTGCATCTGTTTGCGCTCGGTGTAGTCCCGCGCGATGGTGACGAGCGCGGGCCAGCCCTCGAAGGTCATCCCCAGGGTGACGATGTCCGCCACCACCTCCTGCCCATCCTTGCGCAGCAGCGTCACGTCCTGGGAGCGCACGGACGTCAAACCGCTGCGCGCCTCGGAGACGTGCCGCACCAGCGCGTCATGGTCCGCGGGCAGCAGCAGCCGCTGCAAGGGCAGCCCCACGAGCCCATCCTGCCCTTCATGCCCCAGGTAGCGCACCGCGGCGGGGTTCGCGTAGAGCACCTGCAGGTTGGCATGGACCACCACCGGATCCGGGAACCCCTCGATGAGCAGGTGGAACCCCGCCTCGGTGCGCCGCAGCGTGGCCTCGGCGCGGGCCCGGAGCGCATCCGTGGAGCGCTGCTCCAGCGCCAGGGACAGGGCGCCGGCCGCCCCCGCAAGCAGGCTGACCGCCACCGCCTCCCAGGGGCGCGCCTCCACGCAGTTGTCGAAGCCGATGAAGCCAAACACCTCCCCATGCACCCGCACCGGCAGCAGCAGCACCGACAAGATGCCCAGGCCTCCCAAGCTCACACGCAGCCTCGGAGGCGTGTCGGCCGTCAGGAACTGCAGCGGCTGCCCGGCGGAGAGCAAGGCCGCTTGCTCCGGGTAGAGCTCCTCCTCCAGGGCGACCTCGTCGGAGGTTTCGCACCGCGGGGGGATGCCCGCCATGCACCACTCGGCCTTCTGGACGACCCGGAGACGCCCCATCACGTCCCGGTGGGCCTCGAAGACATAGACGCGGCTGGCGCCCGAGGCCCGCCCCAACGGCGCGAGGATGTCCTGATAGAGGTAGCCCTCCGGCTCGTGCGTCAACAGCCGGCGCTGCACCTCCACCACGGCGGCCAGGCAGCGCTCCCGGGTGGTGACGGCATCCTGCGCACGGCGGCGCTCGGAGATGTCCGTCAGCAGGCCCACCACCTCTCCAGTGATGGACGGCGAGCTCTGGGCGAACAACTCCACCCAGCAGGTGCCCGTGCGCGTGAGGATCCGCACCTCCTGCCGGAGGCTCTCCTGGTCCCGCGACGACAGCGCACGCAGCCAGCCACTGGCCCGCTCGCGATCCACCGGGTGCAGGGCCTCCACCAGCGAGCTGCCCAGCGAAGAGGCCACCTTCAGCTCCGTCAGCTCCTCCCAAGAGGCGCCCAGGACGGTGAAGTGGCCGCGCGCATCCACCTGGAAGACGACGGCACGCAGGTGCTTGGCCAGCAGGCGATAGCGCAGCGCGTCCGCTTCCACGTCCGAGCCCACCCGCGCCAGCGGCTTCGAGCCTTGGGGTGTCCCCGCCGGACCCGCCCGAGGCCCCTGCCCCGGTCCTGGCACCCACTCCTCAGCCACTGCGCCTCCTCACGTCCTACAGGGACGGTATGGCCAGGAGACCCACTGGCCGCCACTGAGGTTCACGATGCCCCCGTCATCCTCCAGCAGCCTTGTCTCCAGGTCAGGATAAAGACCCAAGGTGTGTAAAAGTCAACCACTGCTGGAACAACACCTTGCCTGCCTACCCAGGGACCGTCCCCACGGCCCCTGGCTGCCCCCTCATGCCGGTAATCGGGCGCCCGCCCGGCCGCCTGACTACTCATGATACGAGGGGACGAGCGCTCCCTTCTCTCGAAGTGTCTCCACCCAGACATCCTTGCACACCCCTCCCGGGGCTGCAGTGCCTGAGGAATGTTCAATACGCTTCGCCTCCTTACCTTCTGTTCCCTCCCTGAATCGTCTGGAGTCCCGCCTCATGAAGACCGCGCCGCTGCCCCGGAACGAGGAGGCACGCCTGGAAGCCCTGGCCTCACATGGCATCCTCGATACCCCTCCCGAACAGGGCTTCGATGATCTGACGCGGCTGGCCTCACAGCTCTGCGGGACACCGGTGGCCCTGGTGTCCCTGTTGGACCAGGGCCGGCAATGGTTCAAGGCCCGCGTCGGGGTCGATGCGACCGAAACGCCCCGGGATTTCGCCTTCTGCGCCCACGCCATCCTCCAGGACGAGCTCTTCGTGGTGCCCGATGCGCACCTGGACGAACGATTCCAGGACAATCCGCTTGTCGTGGGAGAGCCGCATGTCCGCTTCTACGCGGGCACCCCGCTCAAGACGGTGAGCGGGCACAACCTGGGAACCTTGTGTGTCATTGACCATGTTCCCCGCGAGCTGAAGCCCGAGCAGGCCGAGGCGCTGCGGCTGCTGGGCCGGCAGGTGGAGTCCCAGCTCCAGCTTCGCCTGCACGCGCAGGAGCTGACGCGGCGGGAGGCCGAGAGCCGTTCTCAGCGGGACGCGCTCGCGCGGATGCAGCGCCACAAGGATGAGCTCCTGCAACTGGTCGCCAGGGACTTGCAGGCGCCGCTGGGCGCCATCCAGACGCACGCGGCGCTCATGCAGGTGCGGCCCCAGATTCCCGATGACGCGCGGGGGGCCGCCCGCGACATCCGCGAGACGGTCGAAGGCGTCCAGCGGCTGGTGAGCAACCTGCTGGAGGCCAGCCGCGACGACTCGCCGCTGGTGCCCCGGCTGACCGAGTTCGATTTCACCGCGTTGATGGCCGAGGTGGCGCGGGACTTCTCGATGCGCACGCACGGCACCCATCGCCAGTTCACCCACGGCATCCGCGTGACGGAGCGGCTTGTCACCGCGGACAGAGACTTGCTGCGGCGCGCGGTGGAGAACCTGCTGGACAACTCGTTCCGCTTCACGGCGCTGGGCAGCGGCAAGGTGGCGCTGGAGGCAACGCAGCCGGAGCTGGGGTTGCTGGAGGTGCGAATCCGCGATGAGGGCCCGGGCATCCCCTCCAACGCCCGGGCCCATGTGTTCGAGACGCAGTTGCCCGAGGGCGTGCCCAGCGCCGCGCGCGCCCGGGCCAGCAACAGCCTGGGGCTGGCCTTCAGCCGGAGGGCCATCGAGGCCCACGGGGGATGGATCTGGGTGGAGGACAACCAGCCCAAGGGCACCCTCTTCTGCGTGCGAATCCCCGTGCGGCCGGGCACCAAACAGGCCCTGGCCTCTTAACCGCAGCGGGCCTGGGGCGCTCCCGGCAGCGAGGACTCGGCGGGCGGGAAGAACACGCCCCGCAGCCCGAGCCTCTGAGCCATGAAGCGCAGCATCTCCAGCACTTCGCGGGCCCCTTCCCCTTCCTCCACCGGAGGGCTGGCGGCGGCGCGCGGCTGGGGCAAGAGGAGCTTGTCGACGAACAGGACGTCGGCGCCCTCCACCCGCTGGCGGCTCAGGACACAGTCCATCAAGACGTGCTCCCGCCCGTGGGCGTGGCCCAGGAGTTGGAGGCGCTCGCCCGCCGCCGAGACGTCCACGGACACCCGCGGCGGGCCATAGCCCAGGCGCTCCAGGGACGGT encodes the following:
- a CDS encoding aldehyde dehydrogenase family protein codes for the protein MRLVVTEEAAETHRPLQEAFERLQSRRWEMAQTGAPERLARLAKLKTNLLARREALAEAMFSDFRKPRTEVESTEVLPVLLELAHTARHLKSWMKPRRVGAPVLLAGTRSEVHSEPKGVVLILSPWNYPFCLAINPLIAAVAAGNCVMLKPSEKTPHTAAFLEALVRDTFEPSEVTVVQGGPEVGDALLQLPFDHFFFTGGGRVGQKVMAAAAHHLAGVTLELGGKSPVVVDPTADVKAAAERIVWGKFVNAGQTCVAPDHVYVHASREEELLARMKDALERFYGKTEEARRASPDLCRMVDDAAFSRVRGLLDRTVHAGARLVAGGGVDAASRYIAPTLLADVTAHTPVMEEEIFGPLLPVLRYEKVETLVEHLRADGKPLALYLFSQDAAAVEYLLKRTSAGGTVVNNVLLQVTNPHLPFGGVGQSGLGAYHGEQGFRELSHARAVLWQGRTSLAHFFFPPYAGKAQQLARLASRMFE
- a CDS encoding phenylalanine--tRNA ligase beta subunit-related protein, giving the protein MLTLDPHPLLDTLAFTTTLPGPLSSVPSPEGLTALLKADAPAPLASDDAVRSAVRDLLRHGGYKPTGRGKPASEYLVRAAGDGTLGAINAVVDVCNAVSLHSGLPISVVDLDRAQAPFRIGIAPEGSQYIFNASGQTIELAGLLCLFDAEGPCANAVKDAQRTKTAADTRRTLTVLWGTKALGDRTARAFAWYRELLERLGATVEPLS
- a CDS encoding gluconokinase, with the translated sequence MVVILMGVSGVGKTTIGHLLAQELGWRFLEGDDVHPPENVAKMHAGVPLTDADRAPWLDKLRTLLSEAIARGENVVLACSALRESYRRVLSVDPERVRWVYLRGTQTLIAQRLSNRRGHFMPASLLDSQFNVLEEPAEALGVDVSQGPQAVVEAIRAGLGV
- a CDS encoding ATP-binding protein, which codes for MAEEWVPGPGQGPRAGPAGTPQGSKPLARVGSDVEADALRYRLLAKHLRAVVFQVDARGHFTVLGASWEELTELKVASSLGSSLVEALHPVDRERASGWLRALSSRDQESLRQEVRILTRTGTCWVELFAQSSPSITGEVVGLLTDISERRRAQDAVTTRERCLAAVVEVQRRLLTHEPEGYLYQDILAPLGRASGASRVYVFEAHRDVMGRLRVVQKAEWCMAGIPPRCETSDEVALEEELYPEQAALLSAGQPLQFLTADTPPRLRVSLGGLGILSVLLLPVRVHGEVFGFIGFDNCVEARPWEAVAVSLLAGAAGALSLALEQRSTDALRARAEATLRRTEAGFHLLIEGFPDPVVVHANLQVLYANPAAVRYLGHEGQDGLVGLPLQRLLLPADHDALVRHVSEARSGLTSVRSQDVTLLRKDGQEVVADIVTLGMTFEGWPALVTIARDYTERKQMQARLMLSDRMASMGTLSAGIAHELNNPLSYVIANLEFVHATMQPAEFDAARMPEWRQVLDEAREGAERVRQIVRQLKTFSRVEEERQEQVELHRVLDSVAQMATSEVKHRARLVKQYGALPTIIGNDGKLFQVFLNLVINAAHAIPEGCVEDHEIRLTTFEDARGWAVVEVRDTGGGIRPENLSRIFEPFFTTKPQGVGTGLGLSICLTLVRAHGGDIAVESTVGKGTVFRVTLPPSRNVGGANPAPALVAVPARMRVLIVDDEPQVAAALGRLLEDHSVDIAHGGVQGLDLVLLGEQYDIIFCDLLMPELTGMDFHAEVSARLPALAHRFIFMTGGGFTPRAREFLASGPHRVLDKPFDKVDVQRLMIEVLSRSR
- a CDS encoding GAF domain-containing sensor histidine kinase, coding for MKTAPLPRNEEARLEALASHGILDTPPEQGFDDLTRLASQLCGTPVALVSLLDQGRQWFKARVGVDATETPRDFAFCAHAILQDELFVVPDAHLDERFQDNPLVVGEPHVRFYAGTPLKTVSGHNLGTLCVIDHVPRELKPEQAEALRLLGRQVESQLQLRLHAQELTRREAESRSQRDALARMQRHKDELLQLVARDLQAPLGAIQTHAALMQVRPQIPDDARGAARDIRETVEGVQRLVSNLLEASRDDSPLVPRLTEFDFTALMAEVARDFSMRTHGTHRQFTHGIRVTERLVTADRDLLRRAVENLLDNSFRFTALGSGKVALEATQPELGLLEVRIRDEGPGIPSNARAHVFETQLPEGVPSAARARASNSLGLAFSRRAIEAHGGWIWVEDNQPKGTLFCVRIPVRPGTKQALAS